The Oncorhynchus tshawytscha isolate Ot180627B unplaced genomic scaffold, Otsh_v2.0 Un_contig_2517_pilon_pilon, whole genome shotgun sequence genome includes the window CCCACATGAGGCCTAAATGAAGAATAACAAGTACTAGGCTAGAATGAGAGAGCATTATTGCGCGTAAAGTGTAACGTTGCTCGCGGCCCTAACAAAAGACCCAAGCGCGCCTCGGCGAGGGAGGGGGTTGCATTTTGGGGCGTCACGGAGAGGCCGAGCCTCCCGTCCAATGGGCGGCGGAGGAGGCCTCCGCAACGGGCCAATCAGGGCGGTGCGGAGATGGTGACCAATCAGCAGACGCCGCTGCCGGCTTTATAAACTTCACATAGGCATTTGGAGGCTATACTCCGACTGTGAAAGAAGGAAGCTAGCTAGCGCCATGGCCAGAACCAAGCAAACCGCTCGCAAATCCACCGGTGGCAAAGCACCCAGGAAGCAGCTCGCCACCAAGGCTGCGCGCAAGAGCGCCCCGGCCACCGGCGGCGTGAAGAAGCCTCACCGTTACAGGCCCGGCACCGTGGCTCTTAGAGAGATCCGTCGTTACCAGAAGTCCACTGAGCTGCTGATCCGCAAACTGCCTTTCCAGCGCCTGGTGCGAGAAATTGCCCAGGACTTTAAGACCGACCTGCGCTTCCAGAGTTCCGCAGTGATGGCCCTGCAGGAGGCAAGCGAGGCTTACCTGGTCGGCCTGTTCGAGGACACCAACCTGTGCGCAATCCACGCCAAGAGGGTGACCATCATGCCCAAGGACATCCAGCTGGCCCGTCGTATTCGCGGAGAGCGCGCATAAACGATGACCTGATCTCCAAAATCccccaaaggctcttttaagagccacCTCCATATTTCAGTCAAAAAGGCACAATTGTTCCATTTGTATACGCCCCTTTCCCACCGTGTTCCCTGCTCTGGAGTCCCTACAGAccgtggttcgattccaggctgtatcaccaccggccgtgattgtaaataagagttggttcttaactgacttgagtCGTTTCAATAACGCTCTCTATATGTGATTAGATGTATGCCTAGAGTAGAAGAGGGGAAAAATACAGTAGCAGTAATGAGTGATAGTAATGATATAGGGCAAAAAGTGGCAAAAATGGTCACTAATGTAGCTAAGAACAACTGACTTAGAAAGTCCCATGTTGCAGTGCCGCTGATGAGAGGGGAAAAGTTTACCGTGGAGCACGGAGGCCATCTAGTGGTTAAACGCGGGTACTGTCAGCGTGTGAGCACGTCATAGTGGCTCCCTATTGGTATTTGATCTTCaggccagcgtttcccaaactcggtcctcgggtcCCCAAGTGGGGCACGTTGTGTTTTTTCGAATCCAATTGCTCTTGGAATGTAACATGCTCGAGTATGTCTTTTCCTTTGTGAAAATGGCCATTCAATCATTTCTGGGCCATGTGACATTCCTCGATGGCAAAAAAATCCAGGCTGATCCGATCATTACAACGTTAGCTGTGTGCACCCCATAATTCATGCGATTGACTAAGCTATTGAAAGTCAAATGCTATATCTCTGTCCAGCGCAAGTGAAAGGTGGTCGAAAAAAAGTGGTACCAACGTTTTGGTTGAAGGTACAGGAAATGTTGTAGGCCACCAAATTAGACGTGATATTATTAAGTCGCCCttttgtgcttgtttgtgtgaGTGCATAGGTAAGTTGTTTCGATATGGTGGAATAAATGGAGAAATGAAAGGAATGTATTTAGTGGGATGAATTGAGTGTGCGATTGAATATTCCAATGCCATACCCATTGTTAGTCCTTTAGACTAGATCCGACATCCCTTAAGAGAAAAGGTATCAGGACAGCAGGAATCAATAGATGTAATCATCAAGGGCTTGCAAAAGAGCTGTTACTACGTAACAGGGCACAAGCAGCCGGGATGATTGCCCTATTAGTAGTTGACCAATTACAAAATAGCAATCACCAATGCAGGCAGGTACGTGTTGATTGCTGCATTGGCTTCGTAAATAGGCTTCATAAAGAACTAAATGGCTCAGCACATGACACCTTCACAGTGGAGAATATTTGATACCACTGACTCCCGTTGAGTAGAGTCGTGTGTCTTTGTGGCGTGATTTGAAGTCGACTTCTGATGTGGGATTTAGTTCATTTTTAAAAGAAGATTTGCTGAGGAATCGAAATGATAAGACAAAGTAAAGGCCCTAAATACAGGCTGCCAGTTAAATGCAGCAATGACACGGCTAAAGTGTGTCATTGCCGGACCAAAGAGCAGGAATTGTCTGCTGTTGCATTTTCACTCATGAGACAGGTAATAGCGGAGCTCCGTGGTGCTGAAAAGGACAGCGCCCCTGGCCATTTGCCAAAGCCTATTTCCCGTTGGAGGGATTCTTGACATGCTATAGGCACAGCAGTTCAGTACACCCCTCACCCAACAGACCCCTTCCTGTAATTGGTCCCAGAATCATCCACTTGATTCCCGAACACCAACCGATTCTCGGGGTGCATTGGTGTAAAATGTGGTCGTCGAGATAAAGTTGTATAGGCTACATGGGGTAATGGCATCTGGAGCTTTTTTTTTTTGGAGCTACCTACACCAGTAGGTAGGGGAGCTTACAGATAAAGAGTGCACTAGGCTAGAGAGAAAAGTAGCATTAAGTTTTTCATAAAGTAGGTCAATGTAACTTACCCTCTTTTGATACTTGAGAAACATGATGTCCAAATCTGCAAGAAGCAAAGCAGCAGAAAATCATCAGGTGAACAAAAGCGTTAAGTGAATATGATTTAAGAGCAGTCAAATGAAGTAATAGTGACATATATTGTAAGAAATGAAATCTACCATGTGAACATTGCATTGTGGCTTTAGAAGAGCATGTATTTGTAGATGAATGAGAGATTAGGTTTGGTTACAAAGTAACTGTATAATTTGAGGTACTCTACATGAGCATGTGTTTGCCTATTTGATGATCTGTTGTAGTTAATGTTTGATTTTGACCACGTACTTGTTGTGACAATTGCATCAGGTTGAGGGAGAAATGCTCTGTGTGGCTATTGTGAGTGGCACTTCTGATCCAGCAGGTGGTGTTAAGATCCCTTCCTATGTGGCTTGAATGATGAGATAGTGTTGGCAAAATGACTTGTGGTCCAGCGGGTGGCGGTGAAATGCCTCCCTATCTATATGACTTGACCTATTCCTTTGACATTGTTCACTTGATTGGAGATGATTCCGGTCTTCTGCATGTCTTCCTTCCTGTTTTGCCATGTGGGTTCCACggaggtgtgtgtttttgttagaTAACACTGGGCACATTCCTAACGTGGAGGTCGTTTGCATAGCTCATGTCATGTGGATATATAAAGTATTGTATTGTAAGGTATGTTAGTCTACGGACggtctgacattgctcgtccatatattgaTGTATTCCAATTCCAattgggggtattgtgtggaaTGTTGGAACATGGTTCGATCTTACTTGTTAGACTTGACtgtgctgttggagctagtaacacaagcatttctgcTAAACAGGTGTATGTATGTCTCTGTAGTCACCCTCAAAACCAAATTTTTCTTTGggcgcctctccttccagttctctgctgccaatgactggaaggaagtacaaaaatctctgaaactggaaacacttatctccctcactagctttaagcaccaactgtcagagcagctcacagattactgcacctgtacatagcccacctataatttaggccaaacaactacctctttccctactgtatataattaaTTACttcattttgctcctttgcaccccagtatttttatttctactttgcacatttcttccattgcaaatgtaccattccagtgttttacttgctatattgtatttactttgccaccatggccttttcttgcctttacctcccttatctcacctcatttgctcacatcgtatatagacttgtttatactgtattattgactgtatgtttgttttactccatgtgtaagtctgtgtcgttgtatgtgtcgaactgaagttgttctcaacttgcctacctggttaaataaaggtgcaaaAAAAAATGTGGCTATTTGATTAGGACTTTTCCTCTATGTGTCGCAACCCATTTCCACTTTGTGTCCCCGTTAGGGAGCTGTCATTTATGCTGCAGGCTAATTACTACCAATGTCATTGTGGTCCAAGTTCAACTCCTAGCCTATACGGTGTGGTAACAAGGCCCTCTGTTATTTGTTGTTGTACTCTGCATGTGAAGTATCTGCACTGTAGCCTATAGGCTGCTTGATAATAGGGGAACGCAAGCAGTTGAAGGGAACAAGTGGCAGAGTCTAACCTGCTGTTGAACACAAACTCCCAGTCCTATGATGTTGCTCTGTGAAGGAGGTTAGCTTTTCAGCATTCAATTCCTGGCAGCCTTCTTCTCCCTGGTTGATTTGTGAATGTGAGTGATTAGAGAATGTTTGGCTTGGGTATCCAAGGTGTTTGCGATTGTTGAGGACCAGTGTTCCGAGGGGCTGACTGTGACATCATAAAGCGGAATGTAGTTAGTGTGATGTTTGAGGGATTCCAATTCAGTCCGTTGCGCCCTTCCAGGCAGTGCAGTTGTGCTTCAAGTGTGCTCTCTGTGTGATGACTTGTTGTGCCTACACGGAGTTGAGCTACGAACGGAGGTGACATTTGGGGTAAGCCTAAGCCTTTTCGTAACCTTAACCTATTTCTTCTAACTTGCTAAGACAACGTGCTTTGATGACACTAGCTGCATCCCAGCTAGTTGAACGCTTGTCAGTCGTTCTCCTAAAAGGCAACCTCTGTTGCTCGATGTACTAAACCGAGGGCCGGCAGCCACTAAGTACAGGTAAGAGACAATTATGGGAACAATAGGTTGTAAGATGAAACCTAGTCACATCTGAGATGTGAATCAACTGCACCGATTGATCAATCGCCAGTATGTATGTGTGCCCTTGGGCCTCATTTGTCCCCTTTGAAATGACCTGTTGACATCATTCGATGCAACATCTGAGGCTATCTGGCCTATAAAGGATCCACCTCATACCACTATTTCCGTAATATAAGGCTATGTTATTGGTTTTTGAAAAAAGTAccatacaatatttgcacatcccGATCACCACTGTACGCATAGGAAAACGATccctttattgtgtgtgtgttgggtgggtgTCTGAGGAATGTTTTACAGCGTTTCAGCTTGCAGAGGTATCACCACCCTTCCCATGGCCACCTGGATCCTGTCTAGGGAAGAAAAAGAAGAATGATGTTATTACATGGCCTTCAAGAGCTACATGACTGCTGAGGTGACATTACGGACCCCTTAGGATTTGTGGCGTTCCTTGTGTATTTGTTTCCCGTATGTTCCACTTCGTTTCTCCTTTGTACTTGTGACACTATTTGAGGTTGTAACAACGCCTATCTCTATTAGGTGTGACTGGCAACTGCAGTGGGTTGAATCCTACTagttcagtgtttcccaactccaggcAGGGGTAGAGTAgccatttttgttgtagccctggagAGGCACAGCTGATTGAAAGAGTTGAAtcaggtgcaacaaaaacaacaacaagaagaACAACACCAAATCAATGTGAAGAGTGGGACACAGATTAGTAGTTTCCTCCATAGTTCCCTACAACGAACGCCCTCCCCTTTGCAGCAGAGGCCAGGCAAAAGCGCGCGCTTTCTGTGCCACTGGCTTCAATCAGGTCCACCAAACGCAGATAATAAGAGCACCAAGCACAAAAAATGATGTCATTAATTCACTTGAACTCAGCTAGCGAACACACGATGTCTGGAAGAGGTAAAGGCGGCAAGGGACTCGGAAAAGGAGGCGCCAAGCGTCACCGTAAGGTTCTCCGCGATAACATCCAGGGAATCACCAAGCCCGCCATTCGCCGTCTGGCTCGCCGTGGCGGCGTGAAGCGTATCTCCGGCCTGATCTACGAGGAGACCCGCGGTGTCCTGAAGGTGTTCCTTGAGAACGTGATCCGTGACGCCGTCACCTACACCGAGCACGCCAAGAGGAAGACCGTTACGGCCATGGACGTGGTCTACGCTCTGAAACGCCAGGGACGCACCCTGTACGGTTTCGGCGGTTAAACGCACTCTTCTCGGAACGTCAACATCCCGACTTGAacccaaaggctcttttaagagccacCCACATCCGCTTCAAAAGGGCCAAATCCATTGTCGTATTAAACCATGAGCCACTCttgagtgga containing:
- the LOC121844734 gene encoding uncharacterized protein LOC121844734; translated protein: MMSLIHLNSASEHTMSGRGKGGKGLGKGGAKRHRKVLRDNIQGITKPAIRRLARRGGVKRISGLIYEETRGVLKVFLENVIRDAVTYTEHAKRKTVTAMDVVYALKRQGRTLPEAVHVRKLASAMARTKQTARKSTGGKAPRKQLATKAARKSAPATGGVKKPHRYRPGTVALREIRRYQKSTELLIRKLPFQRLVREIAQDFKTDLRFQSSAVMALQEASEAYLVGLFEDTNLSSEHTMSGRGKGGKGLGKGGAKRHRKVLRDNIQGITKPAIRRLARRGGVKRISGLIYEETRGVLKVFLENVIRDAVTYTEHAKRKTVTAMDVVYALKRQGRTLYGFGG